A genomic region of Eucalyptus grandis isolate ANBG69807.140 chromosome 5, ASM1654582v1, whole genome shotgun sequence contains the following coding sequences:
- the LOC104447413 gene encoding LOW QUALITY PROTEIN: G-type lectin S-receptor-like serine/threonine-protein kinase At4g27290 (The sequence of the model RefSeq protein was modified relative to this genomic sequence to represent the inferred CDS: deleted 1 base in 1 codon), which yields MEIPCFSILYFLSICMFALEVCKSVDVLSSSEPIRDGDTLVSAGEKFQLGFFSPGNSSNRYLAIQYHNIPEKTIVWVANGDNPVNDSSGVLRIGNEGKLVLVDQAERVLWSSNNMNASSQSVVAQLLDSGNLVLKDDSQNVSGNYLWQSFDHPSNTLLAGMKQGWDLRMGLDRHMTSWKSAEDPSTGDFTYGVDLGGIIPELVIRKGRVKYFRTGPWNGIQFSGVSLGPNLIFIPKFVYNSQEVYYTFNCLNESTITRSVLNASGNHQLYLWNEKTWEWTMIYTLPHDACDVYGNCGPNSLCTISNPQICSCMIGYQPKSQAEWDTFVKSSGCVSKNPFNCSKGEGFKRLTGVKMPDLLQFTMNTSMSLKQCELECFKNCSCRAYASIDATGGGSGCLLWFGDLLDVRKLSEYANQDLYIRVSASDLDSANFKWKEWVAVATSMAFVVLLVVLYFCIFRKMKKHAQGITFDLQAEDENNLQLPIFDMVTILRATNNFCDSNKLGEGGFGPVYKGQLPNGQEIAVKRLSEDSRQGLNEFKNEVMLIGKLQHRNLVRLLGCCIEEERMLIYEYMPNGSLDSFIFGKTREDSLVWRMRFDIIVGIARGLLYLHRDSRLRIIHRDLKASNVLVDNEMNPKISDFGMARVFGGDLSLVKTKRIVGTYGYMAPEYAIDGLFSTKSDIFSFGVVLLEIISGKRNREFNHPDHCFNLLGHAWMLWLKRKASDFIDPQLPNSFDLSEVVKCIHVGLLCVQRRPDDRPNMSIVLLMLDSESASLPQPKQPGFYIERSSENTNVEMSRRDCNSNEITITLLEGR from the exons ATGGAAattccttgtttttccataCTGTATTTCCTTTCAATTTGTATGTTTGCACTAGAAGTATGCAAGTCAGTCGATGTGTTGAGCTCATCTGAGCCAATTCGTGATGGTGATACTCTAGTGTCGGCAGGAGAAAAGTTTCAGCTAGGTTTCTTCAGCCCTGGAAACTCCAGCAACAGATACCTCGCAATACAGTACCACAACATCCCAGAAAAGACCATTGTTTGGGTGGCAAATGGAGATAATCCGGTGAATGATTCGTCAGGGGTTCTGAGGATCGGAAATGAAGGTAAATTAGTCCTTGTCGACCAAGCAGAAAGAGTCTTGTGGTCATCGAATAACATGAATGCTTCTTCACAAAGCGTAGTTGCTCAGCTCCTGGATTCTGGAAATCTAGTTTTGAAAGATGACAGCCAAAATGTCTCCGGAAACTATCTTTGGCAGAGTTTCGATCATCCCTCCAACACATTATTGGCGGGTATGAAGCAAGGGTGGGACCTGAGGATGGGTTTGGACCGGCACATGACATCCTGGAAGAGCGCAGAGGATCCCTCAACTGGAGACTTCACCTATGGTGTCGATCTTGGAGGAATAATTCCCGAACTAGTCATACGTAAGGGACGTGTCAAATACTTCCGAACTGGGCCTTGGAATGGAATACAGTTCAGCGGGGTTTCGCTCGGTCCTAATCTGATATTCATCCCCAAGTTCGTCTACAATTCTCAAGAGGTCTACTACACGTTCAACTGTCTCAATGAGTCCACCATCACTAGGTCGGTATTAAACGCTTCAGGGAATCACCAACTGTACCTGTGGAATGAGAAAACGTGGGAGTGGACCATGATTTATACGTTGCCGCATGATGCCTGTGATGTCTACGGGAATTGCGGGCCCAATAGCTTGTGCACGATCAGCAATCCTCAAATATGTAGCTGCATGATTGGTTATCAACCGAAGTCACAGGCAGAGTGGGATACATTTGTGAAGAGTAGCGGGTGTGTCAGTAAGAACccatttaattgttctaaaggAGAAGGGTTTAAGAGGCTCACAGGTGTGAAAATGCCTGATTTGTTGCAGTTCACGATGAACACTAGCATGAGCCTTAAGCAATGTGAATTAGAGTGCTTCAAGAACTGCTCATGCAGGGCTTACGCAAGCATAGATGCCACAGGAGGTGGAAGTGGCTGtctcctatggtttggagatcTTCTTGATGTCAGAAAACTCAGCGAATATGCGAATCAAGATCTTTACATTCGTGTTTCAGCCTCAGACCTCG ATTCAGCAAATTTCAAGTGGAAAGAATGGGTGGCAGTGGCGACTTCCATGGCATTTGTCGTGCTTTTGGTGGTGCTTTATTTCTGCATTTTTAGGAAGATGAAAAAACATGCTCAAG GGATAACGTTCGACCTTCAGGCTGAAGATGAGAACAACTTACAGCTTCCGATCTTTGATATGGTCACCATTTTACGAGCAACTAACAAC TTTTGTGATTCAAATAAGTTAGGAGAAGGAGGTTTTGGCCCCGTATACAAG GGTCAGCTGCCAAATGGGCAAGAAATAGCAGTCAAGAGATTGTCAGAAGACTCTCGGCAAGGTCTCAATgaattcaagaatgaagtcATGTTGATCGGGAAGCTTCAGCACCGAAATCTTGTGAGGCTTCTGGGGTGTTGCATTGAAGAAGAGAGGATGCTAATCTACGAGTACATGCCTAATGGAAGCCTAGACTCTTtcatatttg GTAAAACAAGGGAAGATTCTCTAGTATGGAGAATGCGATTCGACATAATAGTAGGAATTGCGAGGGGCCTCCTTTATCTCCATCGAGATTCGAGGTTGAGAATCATACATAGGGATCTCAAAGCAAGCAATGTGTTAGTCGACAATGAGATGAACCCTAAAATatcagattttggcatggcTAGAGTCTTTGGCGGAGATCTATCTCTAGTGAAAACTAAGAGGATAGTCGGCACTTA TGGTTACATGGCGCCAGAATATGCAATAGATGGGCTTTTCTCGACAAAATCAGACATTTTTAGCTTTGGAGTAGTGTTGCTGGAGATAATAAGCGGAAAGAGGAATAGAGAGTTCAATCATCCAGACCATTGCTTCAATCTTCTTGGACAC gcCTGGATGTTGTGGCTTAAAAGGAAGGCGAGCGACTTCATAGATCCACAACTTCCGAATTCTTTCGATCTGTCAGAAGTCGTAAAATGCATACATGTTGGGCTATTATGCGTGCAACGACGTCCTGACGATAGACCAAATATGTCGATTGTGCTTCTAATGTTGGACAGCGAGAGCGCTTCGCTGCCACAGCCAAAGCAGCCCGGTTTCTACATTGAGAGGAGCTCTGAAAACACAAATGTTGAAATGAGTCGAAGAGATTGTAACTCAAATGAGATTACCATAACATTATTAGAAGGTAGATAG